From Aricia agestis chromosome 11, ilAriAges1.1, whole genome shotgun sequence, a single genomic window includes:
- the LOC121731582 gene encoding tetratricopeptide repeat protein 30A, translating to MDYLQITDGQYTKTIYMMIKDARFDDAIKALNDASNFNSNRAGLSLLGYCYFRTQSFVEAANCYEKLSAMHPDVPEYKLYFAQALYEASMFDEAYKNTLQITAPDLEKKVIKLQAAIKYGEDDTITAKAFVDSFPGDDPEKDINLGCLLYKENQFEEALQKFSRSLNILGFNAHLHYNVALCYFRLKEYPQALKHITLVIERGIRDHPELAVGMQADTSEVKSVGNTLTLHETALTEVFNLKAAIEFQLKNYEAAREALSDMPPRHEHELDAITLHNIALTSIDTKPNDSFEKLHFLLQLDPFPSETFANLLLLYCKFEYYDLAADILAENAQFTYKYLTPYLYDYLDAIITSQTAPEEAFQKYEDIASKHAEQLRKLTKVVQDSRSQGDNDQVKKAVMEYEEALERYIPVVMAQAKIYWDMEDYSQVEKIFRKSVEFCNESDVWRLNVAHVLFMQENKYKEAANFYEPIVKKQYDNILDVSAVVLANLCVSYIMTSQNEEAEDIMRKIEKEEEQQIFEDPQKKFYHLCIVNLVIGTLYCAKGNYEFGISRVIKSIEPFNKRLGTDTWYYAKRCFLSFLENLSKHLIVVKDNTIKECLHFLEGCETYGRHVSTVIETPIHEDDANNKAKQTVTYEARLLRYMFYKLRSIDSSVTINKYEDLK from the exons ATGGATTATTTACAAATAACAGATGGACAATACACCAAAACAATTTATATGATG ATAAAAGATGCGAGGTTCGATGACGCCATAAAGGCACTAAACGACGCAAGCAACTTTAACTCCAATAGGGCCGGCCTATCTCTACTGGGGTACTGCTATTTCAGAACTCAGTCCTTCGTAGAGGCTGCAAACTGCTATGAAAAACTATCTGCCATGCACCCAGATGTACCCGAATACAAACTGTACTTTGCACAAGCACTGTACGAAGCGTCGATGTTTGACGAGGCCTACAAGAACACTTTACAAATAACGGCGCCGGACTTAGAGAAGAAAGTCATCAAACTACAAGCAGCTATCAAATATGGAGAGGACGATACTATTACAGCGAAAGCATTCGTGGATTCGTTTCCGGGCGACGATCCCGAGAAAGACATAAATCTTGGATGTTTGCTGTACAAAGAGAATCAGTTCGAAGAAGCGTTACAAAAGTTCTCAAGAAGTTTAAATATCTTGGGTTTCAACGCACATCTTCACTACAATGTAGCTTTATGCTACTTCAGGCTGAAGGAGTATCCTCAAGCCTTAAAGCATATTACTCTAGTTATCGAAAGGGGCATTAGAGATCATCCCGAATTAGCAGTAGGAATGCAGGCTGACACCTCGGAAGTGAAGTCGGTGGGTAACACCTTAACTCTGCACGAAACTGCCCTCACAGAGGTGTTTAATCTGAAGGCGGCGATTGAATTTCAATTAAAGAATTATGAAGCGGCAAGAGAAGCTCTATCAGACATGCCGCCTCGTCACGAGCACGAATTGGACGCAATAACTCTACATAACATAGCGTTGACATCGATAGATACCAAACCGAACGACAGTTTTGAAAAGCTACACTTTTTGCTGCAGCTAGATCCTTTCCCCTCTGAAACTTTCGCTAACTTGTTGCTTCTGTACTGTAAATTCGAATACTACGATTTGGCTGCAGATATTTTAGCAGAGAACGCACAATTTACTTACAAATATTTGACGCCGTATTTGTACGACTATTTAGATGCTATCATAACGAGCCAAACCGCTCCAGAGGAAGCATTTCAAAAGTACGAGGACATCGCTTCAAAGCATGCGGAGCAACTAAGAAAATTGACGAAAGTGGTTCAAGACAGTCGATCTCAGGGTGACAACGATCAAGTGAAAAAGGCCGTCATGGAGTACGAAGAAGCTTTAGAAAGATACATTCCAGTGGTAATGGCTCAAGCTAAGATATATTGGGACATGGAGGATTACAGCCAAGTCGAGAAGATATTTCGAAAGTCAGTGGAATTCTGCAACGAATCTGATGTTTGGCGTCTAAACGTCGCCCACGTGCTGTTCATGCAGGAAAATAAGTACAAAGAAGCGGCAAATTTTTATGAACCCATAGTCAAAAAGCAGTACGACAATATTTTAGATGTCAGCGCTGTTGTTCTGGCAAATTTGTGCGTCTCCTATATCATGACCTCCCAAAACGAAGAAGCCGAAGATATAATGCGCAAGATAGAAAAAGAAGAGGAGCAGCAGATTTTCGAGGACCCGCAGAAGAAGTTTTACCACTTGTGCATCGTTAACTTGGTGATTGGAACTCTCTATTGCGCGAAGGGAAATTACGAATTCGGTATATCGAGAGTTATAAAGTCTATAGAGCCGTTCAATAAGCGACTGGGCACAGATACTTGGTACTACGCCAAGAGATGTTTCCTATCGTTTCTAGAAAATCTTTCGAAACATTTAATCGTCGTGAAGGATAACACTATAAAGGAATGTCTGCACTTTCTAGAGGGATGCGAGACTTACGGCCGGCACGTGAGTACCGTCATAGAGACTCCGATCCACGAGGACGACGCCAACAACAAGGCCAAACAGACGGTCACGTACGAGGCAAGATTGCTGCGCTATATGTTCTACAAGTTGAGGAGCATCGACAGCTCTGTAACCATTAACAAGTACGAAGATTTAAAAtaa